From Medicago truncatula cultivar Jemalong A17 chromosome 7, MtrunA17r5.0-ANR, whole genome shotgun sequence, a single genomic window includes:
- the LOC11443847 gene encoding uncharacterized protein yields MSVEILDGATIVHFLEDEEAFNSSVGNRFARLDTNNDGLLSYEEMLKELRSLRVFETHFGIDVVSDPNELARVYESLFTQFDHNLNGTIDLEEFKKETKQMMLAMADGMGFMPIQMVLEKDSILKKAVEREYNNVAA; encoded by the coding sequence ATGAGTGTAGAAATTTTGGATGGTGCCACAATTGTCCACTTccttgaagatgaagaagcattTAATAGCTCGGTAGGAAATCGGTTCGCTCGCCTCGACACAAACAACGACGGTCTTCTCTCCTATGAAGAGATGTTGAAGGAGCTCCGGAGCTTGAGGGTTTTTGAAACACACTTTGGTATTGATGTGGTTTCAGACCCAAATGAGCTTGCTCGTGTTTATGAATCTTTGTTCACACAGTTCGATCACAACTTGAATGGCACAATTGATTTGGAAGAATTCAAGAAAGAAACTAAGCAGATGATGCTTGCAATGGCAGATGGGATGGGTTTCATGCCAATTCAAATGGTCTTGGAAAAAGACAGCATCCTCAAAAAAGCTGTTGAAAGAGAGTACAATAACGTGGCAGCTTAA
- the LOC11442929 gene encoding uncharacterized protein, translating into MEGSNSSYQITTFANTKLYLSIQTIFYIKLKRKMSVEILDGATIVHFLEDEEAFNSSVGNRFARLDTNNDGLLSYEEMLKELRSLRIFETHFGIDVDSDPNELARVYESLFIQFDHNLNGTIDLEEFKKETKQMMLAMADGMGFMPIQMVLEEDSILKKAVEIDSNKVAA; encoded by the coding sequence ATGGAAGGATCCAACTCTTCTTATCAAATCACAACATTTGCAAACACAAAACTATATTTGTCTATACAAACTATTTTTTACATCAAgttgaagagaaaaatgagtGTGGAAATTTTGGATGGTGCCACAATTGTCCACTTccttgaagatgaagaagcattTAATAGCTCGGTAGGAAATCGGTTCGCTCGCCTCGACACAAACAACGACGGTCTTCTCTCCTATGAAGAGATGTTGAAGGAGCTCCGGAGCTTGAGGATTTTTGAAACACACTTTGGTATTGATGTGGATTCAGACCCAAATGAGCTTGCTCGTGTTTATGAATCTTTGTTCATACAATTCGATCACAACTTGAATGGCACAATTGATTTGGAAGAATTCAAGAAGGAAACTAAGCAGATGATGCTTGCAATGGCAGATGGGATGGGTTTCATGCCAATTCAAATGGTCTTGGAAGAAGACAGCATCCTCAAAAAAGCTGTTGAAATTGACTCTAATAAAGTGGCAGCGTAA